One Pseudomonadales bacterium DNA segment encodes these proteins:
- the arsC gene encoding arsenate reductase (glutaredoxin) (This arsenate reductase requires both glutathione and glutaredoxin to convert arsenate to arsenite, after which the efflux transporter formed by ArsA and ArsB can extrude the arsenite from the cell, providing resistance.), whose protein sequence is RCSKSRQALQLLNERGITPTILLYLENPPDLPTLRRLLQQLNLPARALLRSGEAEYRALGLDDPACDEETIIAAMAATPKLIERPILVVDSRAVIGRPAEKVLELL, encoded by the coding sequence CCCGCTGCTCGAAATCGCGACAGGCATTGCAGCTGCTCAATGAGCGCGGCATCACGCCGACCATCCTGCTCTATCTGGAAAATCCACCCGATCTCCCTACGCTGCGCCGCCTGCTCCAGCAACTGAATCTGCCGGCCCGTGCACTGCTGCGCAGCGGCGAGGCAGAGTACCGGGCCCTCGGGCTCGACGACCCGGCCTGCGATGAAGAGACGATCATTGCCGCCATGGCGGCAACGCCGAAACTGATCGAACGGCCGATCCTGGTGGTGGACAGTCGCGCAGTGATTGGCCGCCCCGCCGAAAAAGTACTGGAGCTGCTCTGA